From one Lycium ferocissimum isolate CSIRO_LF1 chromosome 7, AGI_CSIRO_Lferr_CH_V1, whole genome shotgun sequence genomic stretch:
- the LOC132062311 gene encoding protein MAIN-LIKE 2-like, with translation MIERWRPETHTFHLRTGEATITLQDVKVIYDLQIDGQALYRVEPPEILPYRQELTRLTGFKPLQRDMRGRSRLLRSSLHAHLRLVDLQGPIDEATPQADVDRRARLYLLIIFGGIMFPNTSGADMSIRYLLFFEDLDRTGML, from the coding sequence ATGATTGAGCGCTGGCGACCGGAGACccatacatttcatctccgcactGGCGAGGCTACCATCACCCTGCAGGATGTCAAGGTGATTTATGATCTACAGATTGATGGACAGGCATTGTATAGAGTGGAGCCTCCGGAGATACTGCCGTATCGTcaggagttgactaggctcactggTTTCAAGCCTCTGCAGAGGGATATGCGTGGACGGAGTCGGTTGTTGCGGTCCTCCCTCCATGCTCACTTGCGCCTCGTAGATCTGCAGGGTCCAATTGACGAGGCGACGCCTCAGGCTGATGTTGACCGACGTGCTCGCTTATATCTTCTCATCATATTTGGGGGCATCATGTTTCCGAACACGTCGGGTGCGGATATGAGCATTCGGTATCTGCTCTTTTTTGAGGACCTAGACCGAACCGGGATGTTATAG